The following proteins come from a genomic window of Bos mutus isolate GX-2022 chromosome 23, NWIPB_WYAK_1.1, whole genome shotgun sequence:
- the LOC102272404 gene encoding LOW QUALITY PROTEIN: olfactory receptor 12D1 (The sequence of the model RefSeq protein was modified relative to this genomic sequence to represent the inferred CDS: deleted 3 bases in 2 codons), translated as MPLPATELEVKKLIRYRDSGVVEYLKSCFHICFSTVTLPKMLENFLSTHKAISFLGCISQLHFFHFLGSTESMLLAVMAFDRFVAICKPLHYTLIMNHQVCTQMAVTVWIIGFFHALLHSVMTSRLNFCGSNHIHHFFCDVKPLLEPILAACFHKALSTCASHFMVVVLLFGPVFFIYIRPASGSSMDQERIIAIMYSVVTPVLNPLIYTLRNKEVKGALKRVIRRRP; from the exons atgccccttcctgcaacagaactAGAAGTGAAGAAG CTTATTAGGTATAGAGACAGCGGTGTGGTGGAATACTTAaaaagttgcttccatatctgcTTCTCCACGGTGACTCTGCCAAAGATGCTGGAGAACTTCCTCTCTACACACAAAGCAATTTCTTTCTTGGGATGCATAAGCCAGCTTCATTTCTTCCACTTCCTGGGCAGCACAGAG TCCATGTTGTTGGCCGTGATGGCCTTTGACCGCTTTGTGGCTATCtgcaaaccacttcattacacTCTTATCATGAATCATCAGGTCTGTACCCAGATGGCTGTCACTGTCTGGATCATTGGTTTTTTCCATGCCCTGCTGCACTCAGTAATGACCTCTCGCTTAAACTTCTGTGGTTCCAACCACATCCATCACTTCTTCTGTGATGTTAAGCCATTGCTGGA ACCCATTCTTGCAGCATGCTTCCATAAAGCACTGTCTACTTGTGCCTCCCACTTCATGGtagttgttctt ttatttggccctgtttttttcatttacattcgTCCTGCCTCAGGTAGCTCCATGGACCAGGAACGGATCATTGCCATTATGTACAGTGTGGTCACTCCTGTACTAAATCCACTGATCTATACTTTGAGGAACAAGGAAGTAAAGGGGGCCTTGAAGAGGGTGATCAGAAGGAGGCCCTGA